A genomic stretch from Cytophagia bacterium CHB2 includes:
- a CDS encoding GxxExxY protein: MGTMPIRLGVQTKPISCDDFHALDYKVMGIVFSIHRDLGRFWDERIYQNELAYRCKRAGFERVAFEARIYVSFNDFTKIYKIDLLIDNGIYELKTAQALTGEHEKQTINYLLLAGLNHGKLINMRPPSVQHRFVSTNLTPESRYAFRIDDNHWQEVDEDSIWLKRTSRHLLEEWGAFLDFNLFYDAIVHLLGGEAKVIKELEIKDGSRVLGSQKAHLLNSSVAFKISAVTRDEMSNEKHLRRFLHYTSLKAVHWINFDHDRVVFRTILK; the protein is encoded by the coding sequence GTGGGAACGATGCCGATTCGGTTGGGGGTTCAGACAAAGCCGATTTCCTGTGACGATTTTCACGCGCTGGACTATAAAGTAATGGGAATCGTTTTTTCAATTCATCGTGACCTCGGAAGGTTTTGGGATGAAAGGATTTATCAGAATGAACTTGCTTATAGGTGCAAAAGAGCCGGATTCGAAAGAGTTGCATTTGAGGCTCGAATATACGTGTCATTCAATGACTTCACAAAGATCTATAAAATCGATTTGCTGATCGATAACGGCATCTATGAATTAAAGACGGCACAGGCTCTCACCGGCGAACATGAGAAGCAAACAATTAATTATCTCCTGTTAGCCGGACTCAATCATGGCAAGCTCATCAACATGCGGCCGCCCTCGGTTCAACATCGCTTTGTCTCCACCAACTTGACTCCCGAGAGTCGCTATGCTTTTCGTATTGACGATAACCATTGGCAAGAGGTTGATGAAGACAGCATTTGGCTCAAGCGAACGTCTAGACATCTTCTGGAGGAGTGGGGTGCGTTTCTTGATTTTAATTTATTCTATGATGCCATTGTTCACTTGCTTGGTGGCGAAGCAAAGGTAATAAAAGAACTCGAAATTAAGGATGGCTCGCGCGTGTTGGGCAGTCAAAAGGCTCATTTGCTCAATTCAAGTGTCGCGTTCAAGATTTCGGCTGTGACCAGGGACGAAATGTCCAATGAGAAGCATTTGCGGCGATTCCTTCACTATACCTCGCTCAAAGCTGTTCATTGGATCAACTTTGATCATGATCGCGTGGTTTTTAGAACAATTCTCAAATGA